Genomic segment of bacterium:
GTTTCCAGGGGGTCAGCCTGGCCAGGGAGATCACCACTTTGGGCCGGGGCGGCTCGGATACCACGGCTGTGGCCCTGGCGGTGACGCTGGGCGCCAGGTCCTGCCAGATATACAGCGACGTAGACGGGGTTTACAGCGCCGATCCCCGGATCGTCAAACAGGCCAGGAAACTTTCCGGCATCTCGTTCGATGAAATGGAGGAGATGGCGGCCTTCGGCGCCCAGGTCTTGCACGTCCGAGCGGTGGAACTGGCCTCAAAATACGGGATGTCCATAGACTGCCGCAGCAGTTTTTCCAACCATCCGGGAACAATAGTAGGCAAAGGAAGCAAAATGGAACGGATCGCGGTAAAATCAATAGTCCACGATAAAAGCCTGGCCATGGTCACGGTCAAACTGCCGGCCGCCCGCAGCAGCGCCATGCCCCAGCTGCTGACCAAGATGGCCGAGGCCGGGATCCAGGTCAAATCATTCTTTCACGGACAGGCCCAGGAAGGAACTCTAAGCCTGTTCTTCATCCTGGATGAAGCCGACCTGTCCGGCGCCAAAGCGGTGATAGAAAAAAGCATCAAAACCGCCGGTCCGGCGCAATGCCAGATAAACCGGGACATCGGGGCGGTATCTTTGGTGGGCAGCGGGGTGGGCGGCGAAACGGCCATCCTCTCCAAGATGCTGAAAACCCTGGCCGGAAAAAAGATCCACGTTCAGGCCATGGCCACCAGCCACA
This window contains:
- a CDS encoding aspartate kinase, which translates into the protein MPIVVQKYGGSSVANAQRIKNVARRIVKTAQSGHQVVVVVSAMADTTDDLLTLAGQITAQPPRRELDMLLTAGERISMSLLSMAIDALGGQAISFTGSQVGIITDSSHNRARILEIKADRLRDALKAGKIAIVAGFQGVSLAREITTLGRGGSDTTAVALAVTLGARSCQIYSDVDGVYSADPRIVKQARKLSGISFDEMEEMAAFGAQVLHVRAVELASKYGMSIDCRSSFSNHPGTIVGKGSKMERIAVKSIVHDKSLAMVTVKLPAARSSAMPQLLTKMAEAGIQVKSFFHGQAQEGTLSLFFILDEADLSGAKAVIEKSIKTAGPAQCQINRDIGAVSLVGSGVGGETAILSKMLKTLAGKKIHVQAMATSHTRISCFLQRRDLEKALLALHRAFIG